The following proteins come from a genomic window of Micromonospora echinofusca:
- a CDS encoding FGGY family carbohydrate kinase — protein sequence MNILALDLGTSSVRGLVLDTDARPLPGALARRKVSLVVHDDGTGTLDGPGYLACLAECLDELAAGGHLRDVSLVATSAQWHSVVPVGADDAPLGPVLTWLDTRPEVPAGVPGPADPADFHRRTGTWWHRCYWSVRLPWLRAQAGGRIARFVGLAEYVLGELLGRVPMSVSQASGTGLLDLRTLDWDAEACALAGSDAGELPELAPYGWRGRLRPTYAWRWPQLADVPWAGPVGDGAASNVGSGCVEPGRVAVTVGTSAAVRLVQRVPAGQAMPPLPEQLWRYRVDHEHVVTGAAYSSGGNLFAWANRELRLPEGAELDVALARVSHERGMPVNVRFGGDRPPGMAPAGSGALGGLSFGTTAVEILAGLMRGLCDLVADDLVTLESTVDEPVEVVLGGGAVAASRWWRTTFAAALAPRPVWYGRNPEVGASGAALVAMDRLGDASRLAAIVRTDDTASPS from the coding sequence ATGAACATTCTCGCGCTCGACCTGGGCACCTCCTCGGTACGCGGACTCGTGCTGGACACGGACGCCCGCCCGCTGCCCGGCGCGCTGGCCCGGCGCAAGGTGAGCCTCGTCGTGCACGACGACGGCACCGGCACCCTGGACGGTCCCGGCTACCTGGCCTGCCTGGCGGAGTGTCTGGACGAGCTGGCCGCCGGCGGCCACCTGCGCGACGTGTCGCTGGTGGCGACGTCCGCGCAGTGGCACTCGGTGGTGCCGGTGGGCGCCGACGACGCGCCTCTCGGGCCGGTGTTGACCTGGCTCGACACCCGTCCGGAGGTGCCGGCCGGGGTGCCCGGCCCGGCCGACCCGGCGGACTTCCACCGGCGTACGGGCACGTGGTGGCACCGCTGCTACTGGTCGGTCCGGCTGCCGTGGCTGCGGGCGCAGGCCGGCGGCCGGATCGCCCGCTTCGTCGGCCTGGCCGAGTACGTGCTGGGCGAGCTGCTCGGCCGGGTGCCCATGTCGGTCTCCCAGGCCTCCGGCACCGGCCTGCTGGACCTGCGGACGCTGGACTGGGACGCCGAGGCGTGCGCGCTGGCCGGCAGCGACGCCGGCGAGCTGCCCGAGCTGGCCCCGTACGGGTGGCGGGGTCGGCTACGGCCAACGTACGCGTGGCGCTGGCCGCAGCTCGCCGACGTGCCCTGGGCGGGCCCGGTGGGCGACGGCGCGGCGTCGAACGTCGGCTCGGGTTGCGTGGAGCCGGGCCGGGTCGCGGTGACGGTGGGCACGTCGGCGGCGGTGCGGCTGGTGCAGCGCGTCCCGGCGGGGCAGGCCATGCCGCCGCTGCCCGAACAGCTCTGGCGCTACCGGGTCGACCACGAGCACGTGGTGACCGGCGCCGCGTACTCCTCCGGCGGGAACCTCTTCGCCTGGGCCAACCGGGAGCTGCGGTTGCCCGAGGGCGCCGAGCTGGACGTGGCCCTGGCCCGGGTGTCGCACGAGCGGGGCATGCCGGTCAACGTGCGCTTCGGCGGGGACCGGCCGCCCGGGATGGCGCCGGCGGGCTCGGGCGCGCTGGGGGGCCTGAGCTTCGGCACCACGGCGGTGGAGATCCTGGCGGGGCTGATGCGCGGCCTGTGCGACCTGGTCGCCGACGACCTGGTGACGTTGGAGTCCACCGTCGACGAGCCGGTCGAGGTGGTGCTCGGCGGGGGAGCGGTGGCGGCCTCCCGCTGGTGGCGTACGACGTTCGCCGCGGCGCTGGCGCCCCGGCCGGTGTGGTACGGCCGCAACCCGGAGGTCGGGGCGAGCGGCGCGGCACTGGTGGCGATGGATCGCCTGGGTGACGCCTCCCGGCTCGCCGCCATCGTCCGGACGGACGACACCGCCTCACCCTCCTGA
- a CDS encoding sensor histidine kinase gives MGAGPEPSDGTVSQHRRRRFDVRVVPHRRRSPFRLRDWRMRTKLATVLVIPSVAFLVLAGVQTHTLVGRTTALGDFAQQVGIGRQVVALVHQLQQERDRAAGELGELRRGGAGVDRDAAIVLLKPLQGATDQALRDLRRAAEPLADADASWRVAYSEVLEAYDQVVYIRAAIPPAVLGSDTILSNYHRAVDALLRLLAEPSPGENRPALSDAVLRYVQLARVKELSSRVRAQLYEAARAGRYGVEDRVVLSDLRAQQLTALGAFRVVATAAQVRRFDETSVDPAFLAATRLEEQSLPTGAAPAVLPAPQWWAASEQRQELLRRIEASVLDDAVRQADEVSASQLRTTLLVVGSIVSVLLVALLISVLVGRSIARSMRLLRGQALRIAQLELPEALDRLRTVTGGVPTIEVPPAVVRSLDEIGELAEAFVAVHRSAVNVAVEQATTRRNVNAMFVNLARRSQVLVERQLELLDDLEREESDPDQLENLFKLDHLAARMRRNDDSLLVLAGTESTRRWNRPVGLGAMLLAASAEIEQYQRVRHGEVADLHVVGHAVGELVHVLAELLENATTFSRPDTVVGVTARAEGAGAVIEISDQGLGMSAAALAEANAVLATPPAADVATVERMGLFVVSHLAARLGVEVRLDGGEGGLVARVRLPGGLLAAAPDREAPVPARMLTATAAGAGWGGVPPAGELPVAGRPPVWGGARPAGELPVAGRRAETAPRQARSVPVRAEDVLAPPGRPPASAGGGWWSRQGPSPASAPQGSPTPPAVPVTGGTNERGLPVRVPMAQLSAVTRPQQPVARHDPDPEAVGGMLSRLYSGVRRAEAEDTTEISMPPGGVRTEGGQR, from the coding sequence GTGGGGGCAGGTCCGGAACCGTCCGACGGCACGGTGTCGCAGCACCGCCGACGCCGGTTCGACGTCCGGGTCGTGCCGCACCGCCGCCGTTCCCCGTTCCGGCTGCGGGACTGGCGGATGCGTACCAAGCTCGCCACCGTGCTGGTCATTCCGTCGGTCGCGTTCCTGGTGCTGGCCGGCGTGCAGACCCACACCCTGGTGGGGCGGACGACCGCGTTGGGCGACTTCGCCCAGCAGGTGGGCATCGGTCGGCAGGTCGTCGCGCTGGTGCACCAGCTCCAGCAGGAACGCGACCGGGCCGCCGGTGAGCTGGGAGAGCTGCGCCGGGGTGGCGCGGGCGTCGACCGGGACGCGGCGATCGTCCTGCTGAAGCCGTTGCAGGGCGCCACCGACCAGGCGCTGCGTGACCTGCGTCGGGCCGCCGAGCCGCTGGCCGACGCCGACGCCTCCTGGCGGGTCGCGTACTCGGAGGTGCTGGAGGCCTACGACCAGGTCGTCTACATCCGGGCGGCGATCCCCCCGGCGGTGCTGGGCAGCGACACCATCCTGAGCAACTACCACCGGGCCGTCGACGCGCTGCTGCGCCTGCTCGCCGAGCCGTCGCCGGGCGAGAACCGCCCGGCGCTCAGCGACGCGGTGCTGCGCTACGTGCAGCTCGCCCGGGTCAAGGAACTCTCCTCGCGGGTCCGCGCCCAGCTCTACGAGGCCGCCCGCGCCGGCCGGTACGGCGTCGAGGACCGGGTGGTCCTGAGCGACCTGCGCGCCCAGCAGCTGACGGCGCTCGGGGCGTTCCGGGTCGTCGCGACCGCCGCACAGGTCCGCCGCTTCGACGAGACCTCGGTGGACCCGGCGTTCCTGGCGGCCACCCGGCTGGAGGAGCAGAGCCTGCCGACCGGCGCCGCGCCGGCCGTGCTGCCGGCTCCACAGTGGTGGGCGGCCAGCGAGCAGCGTCAGGAGCTGCTGCGCCGGATCGAGGCGTCGGTGCTCGACGACGCCGTACGGCAGGCCGACGAGGTGAGCGCGTCGCAGCTGCGTACGACGCTGCTGGTCGTCGGCAGCATCGTCTCGGTGCTGCTGGTGGCCCTGCTCATCTCCGTGCTCGTCGGCCGGTCCATCGCCCGGTCGATGCGGCTGCTGCGCGGCCAGGCGCTGCGGATCGCCCAGCTGGAACTGCCGGAGGCCCTCGACCGGCTGCGGACCGTGACCGGGGGTGTCCCGACCATCGAGGTCCCGCCGGCGGTGGTCCGTTCGCTCGACGAGATCGGCGAGCTGGCGGAGGCGTTCGTGGCGGTGCACCGCAGCGCGGTCAACGTCGCCGTCGAGCAGGCGACGACCCGGCGCAACGTCAACGCGATGTTCGTCAACCTCGCCCGGCGCAGCCAGGTGCTCGTGGAACGCCAGTTGGAGCTGCTCGACGACCTGGAACGCGAGGAGAGCGACCCGGACCAGCTGGAGAACCTCTTCAAGCTCGACCACCTGGCCGCCCGGATGCGGCGCAACGACGACAGCCTGCTGGTGCTCGCCGGGACCGAGTCGACGCGTCGGTGGAACCGGCCGGTGGGGCTCGGGGCGATGCTGCTCGCCGCGAGCGCCGAGATCGAGCAGTACCAGCGGGTCCGGCACGGGGAGGTGGCCGACCTGCACGTCGTCGGCCACGCCGTCGGCGAGCTGGTCCACGTGCTCGCCGAGCTGCTGGAGAACGCCACCACCTTCTCCCGCCCGGACACGGTCGTGGGGGTCACCGCTCGGGCGGAGGGCGCCGGGGCGGTCATCGAGATCAGCGACCAGGGACTCGGCATGAGCGCGGCCGCCCTGGCCGAGGCGAACGCCGTCCTGGCCACCCCGCCGGCCGCCGACGTGGCGACGGTCGAGCGGATGGGCCTGTTCGTGGTAAGCCACCTGGCCGCCCGGCTGGGCGTCGAGGTGCGCCTCGACGGCGGCGAGGGCGGCCTCGTGGCCCGGGTACGGCTGCCCGGCGGTCTGCTGGCGGCGGCCCCCGATCGGGAGGCGCCCGTCCCGGCGCGGATGCTGACGGCCACGGCGGCGGGCGCGGGGTGGGGCGGCGTGCCGCCGGCGGGTGAGCTGCCGGTGGCCGGTCGGCCGCCGGTGTGGGGCGGCGCGCGGCCGGCGGGTGAGCTGCCGGTGGCCGGGCGCCGGGCGGAGACCGCGCCCCGGCAGGCCCGGTCGGTGCCGGTCCGGGCCGAGGACGTGCTCGCCCCGCCGGGCCGCCCGCCCGCGTCGGCCGGTGGCGGCTGGTGGTCCCGGCAGGGGCCGTCGCCGGCTTCCGCGCCGCAGGGCTCGCCGACGCCGCCGGCCGTTCCGGTCACCGGTGGGACGAATGAGCGCGGCCTGCCCGTGCGGGTGCCGATGGCGCAGCTCTCCGCCGTCACCCGGCCGCAGCAGCCGGTGGCGCGCCACGACCCGGACCCGGAGGCGGTCGGGGGGATGCTGTCGCGGCTCTACAGCGGGGTACGGCGGGCCGAGGCCGAGGACACCACGGAGATTTCCATGCCGCCGGGCGGCGTACGCACCGAAGGAGGACAGCGATGA
- a CDS encoding roadblock/LC7 domain-containing protein, which yields MTTLSREARDLSWLVSGFAERVPGVVHAIVVSSDGLLVAISDHLPRDHADKLAAVTSGLMSITAGAAQMFDGDIVKQTVVEMGRGYFLVMQVRDGSILATLAGAEADIGVVGYEMARLAKQAGEMLTPALRAELQQALPR from the coding sequence ATGACGACGTTGAGCCGGGAAGCCCGCGACCTGAGCTGGCTGGTCAGCGGATTCGCGGAGCGGGTGCCGGGGGTGGTGCACGCCATCGTGGTCTCCTCCGACGGCCTGCTGGTCGCGATCTCCGACCACCTGCCCCGTGACCACGCCGACAAGCTCGCCGCGGTGACCTCGGGGCTGATGAGCATCACGGCGGGCGCGGCGCAGATGTTCGACGGCGACATCGTCAAGCAGACGGTCGTCGAGATGGGGCGCGGCTACTTCCTGGTCATGCAGGTGCGCGACGGTTCCATCCTGGCCACGCTCGCCGGTGCGGAGGCCGACATCGGCGTGGTCGGCTACGAGATGGCGCGACTGGCGAAGCAGGCGGGGGAGATGCTCACCCCGGCGCTGCGGGCGGAGCTTCAGCAGGCCCTGCCCCGCTGA
- a CDS encoding GH1 family beta-glucosidase codes for MSMPTPRPPHGAALSATAHADPAGTGTPDAAVAGDANRPAGPAPRTDAPPAGALRFPPGFGWGAATSAYQIEGAAKEDGRGESIWDTFSRTPGRTRNGDTGDVAADHYHRYAEDLDLMRDLGLHSYRFSISWPRVQADGTGAPNQRGLDFYRRLVDGLHERGIAPMATLFHWDLPQALQDAGGWESRDVAHRFADYAEIVFRALGDRVPVWLTVNEPKTVVQNGYLVGHHAPGRQDPDAAYLVAHHLHLAHGLAVAAHRATGAGRIGPALNLHPCYPADDSPEAARAARLHDGYENRLYLDPILTGRYPQDVLDDLGPDSRLVRGIRDGDLATISAPVDLLAVQYYTPYYLDGDGTSIPRWPTSQAPWQQIHPDGMYDILTRVTRDYGPIPLTVTENGLPTPDTLGADGTVDDARRVAFLRDHFAAAHRAVAAGVPLESYHVWSLLDNFEWDAGYDERWGLVYVDYQTQQRVLKRSAHWYRQVIAANGL; via the coding sequence ATGTCGATGCCCACCCCGCGCCCGCCCCACGGCGCCGCGCTCTCCGCCACCGCCCACGCCGACCCGGCCGGCACCGGCACGCCCGACGCCGCCGTGGCGGGCGACGCGAACCGGCCCGCCGGCCCCGCGCCGCGCACCGACGCGCCGCCGGCGGGCGCCCTGCGCTTCCCCCCGGGCTTCGGCTGGGGCGCGGCCACCTCCGCCTACCAGATCGAGGGCGCCGCCAAGGAGGACGGCCGCGGCGAGTCCATCTGGGACACCTTCAGCCGTACGCCCGGCCGCACGCGCAACGGCGACACCGGCGACGTCGCCGCCGACCACTACCACCGCTATGCCGAGGACCTCGACCTGATGCGCGACCTCGGGCTGCACAGCTACCGCTTCTCCATCTCCTGGCCACGCGTGCAGGCCGACGGCACCGGCGCGCCCAACCAGCGCGGGCTGGACTTCTACCGCCGCCTCGTCGACGGCCTGCACGAGCGGGGCATCGCACCCATGGCGACGCTGTTCCACTGGGACCTGCCGCAGGCCCTCCAGGACGCCGGCGGCTGGGAGTCGCGCGACGTCGCCCACCGCTTCGCCGACTACGCCGAGATCGTCTTCCGCGCGCTCGGCGACCGGGTCCCGGTCTGGCTGACCGTCAACGAGCCGAAGACCGTGGTGCAGAACGGCTACCTCGTGGGCCACCACGCTCCGGGCCGGCAGGACCCGGACGCCGCGTACCTGGTCGCCCACCACCTCCACCTGGCCCACGGGCTCGCCGTCGCGGCGCACCGCGCCACCGGCGCCGGCCGGATCGGCCCGGCACTCAACCTGCACCCCTGCTACCCGGCCGACGACTCGCCCGAGGCGGCCCGGGCCGCCCGGCTGCACGACGGCTACGAGAACCGCCTCTACCTCGACCCGATCCTCACCGGCCGCTACCCGCAGGACGTGCTCGACGACCTCGGCCCCGACAGCCGGCTGGTCCGCGGCATCCGCGACGGCGACCTGGCGACCATCTCGGCGCCGGTGGACCTGCTCGCCGTGCAGTACTACACCCCGTACTACCTCGACGGCGACGGCACGTCGATCCCGCGTTGGCCCACCTCACAGGCCCCCTGGCAGCAGATCCACCCCGACGGCATGTACGACATCCTGACCCGGGTGACCCGCGACTACGGCCCGATCCCGCTCACCGTCACCGAGAACGGGCTGCCCACCCCGGACACCCTCGGCGCCGACGGTACCGTCGACGACGCCCGCCGGGTGGCCTTCCTGCGCGACCACTTCGCCGCCGCCCACCGGGCCGTGGCCGCCGGCGTACCCCTGGAGAGCTACCACGTGTGGTCCCTGCTCGACAACTTCGAGTGGGACGCGGGATACGACGAGCGCTGGGGACTGGTCTACGTGGACTACCAGACCCAGCAACGCGTGCTCAAGCGCAGCGCGCACTGGTACCGCCAGGTCATCGCCGCCAACGGTCTCTGA